In Thermogemmata fonticola, a genomic segment contains:
- a CDS encoding SpoVR family protein has translation MVWGYYNTNLPPHLRVLKDEIEGYAREYGLDFFETIFEVVDADDLNEIAAYGGFPTRYPHWSFGMQYEELKKSYEYGLSKIYEMVINNDPCYAYLMRCNHVVDQKLVMAHVYGHCDFFKNNAYFAHTNRKMMDEIANHAARIRRYAERFGEDEVEAFLDKCLSIDDLIDIHSVAIKRRDETTRYDFAAAGPEAEAETAQPLKFRAKPYMDEFINPPQARQAEEEERRRLKEVRVPHFPERPEKDVLLFLIEHAPLKHWQRDILSIVRDEAYYFYPQAQTKIMNEGWASYWHSTIMTQKALHPSELIDYADHHSGTMATSARRLNPYKLGLELFRDIERRWNTGQFGPEWEACDDMEKRRNWDKQLGLGRQKIFEVRRIHNDITFIDTFLTPEFCREHRMFSYVYNEQDNNYVIESREFEKIKQRLLFSLTNFGKPWIYVIDGNHRNRGELLLRHHYEGVELKLDEARDTLANIQYIWARPVHLETVINDRPTLLSFDGSEHTQQAIGGSHESSRSSSARRT, from the coding sequence ATGGTTTGGGGCTATTACAACACGAATCTGCCGCCGCACCTGCGCGTGCTCAAGGATGAAATCGAGGGGTACGCCCGCGAGTACGGCTTGGACTTCTTCGAGACGATCTTCGAGGTCGTCGATGCCGATGACCTCAACGAAATCGCCGCCTACGGGGGATTCCCCACCCGCTATCCCCACTGGTCCTTCGGCATGCAGTACGAGGAGCTGAAGAAGAGCTACGAATACGGCCTGTCCAAAATCTACGAGATGGTGATCAACAACGATCCCTGTTACGCCTACCTGATGCGCTGCAATCACGTGGTGGACCAGAAGCTGGTGATGGCTCATGTCTACGGGCATTGCGATTTCTTCAAGAACAACGCCTACTTCGCCCATACTAACCGCAAGATGATGGATGAGATCGCCAATCACGCCGCCCGCATCCGCCGCTATGCGGAACGCTTCGGCGAGGATGAGGTGGAGGCCTTTTTGGACAAATGCCTGTCCATCGACGATCTGATTGACATCCACTCGGTGGCGATCAAGCGGCGGGACGAGACCACCCGTTACGATTTCGCCGCGGCGGGGCCGGAAGCAGAAGCGGAGACGGCCCAGCCGCTCAAGTTCCGCGCCAAGCCCTACATGGATGAGTTCATCAACCCCCCGCAGGCCCGCCAGGCCGAGGAGGAAGAACGCCGACGGCTCAAGGAAGTCCGCGTCCCCCACTTCCCCGAACGCCCGGAAAAAGACGTCCTCCTCTTCCTCATTGAGCATGCCCCGCTCAAACACTGGCAGCGGGACATCCTCAGCATCGTCCGCGACGAGGCCTACTACTTCTACCCCCAGGCGCAAACCAAGATCATGAACGAAGGCTGGGCCTCCTACTGGCACTCCACCATCATGACGCAGAAAGCCCTGCATCCTTCCGAGCTGATCGATTACGCGGACCATCACTCCGGGACGATGGCGACGAGCGCCCGCCGACTCAATCCCTACAAGCTGGGATTGGAGCTATTCCGGGACATCGAGCGGCGGTGGAACACGGGGCAGTTCGGCCCGGAATGGGAAGCCTGTGACGACATGGAGAAGCGCCGGAACTGGGATAAACAGCTCGGCCTGGGCCGCCAGAAAATCTTCGAGGTCCGCCGCATCCACAACGACATCACCTTCATCGACACCTTCCTGACGCCGGAGTTCTGCCGCGAACACCGGATGTTCTCCTACGTGTACAACGAACAGGACAACAACTACGTCATCGAAAGCCGGGAATTCGAGAAGATCAAACAGCGCCTCCTCTTCAGCCTCACCAACTTCGGCAAGCCGTGGATCTATGTCATCGATGGCAACCACCGCAACCGCGGCGAACTGCTGTTGCGTCACCACTACGAGGGGGTAGAATTGAAATTAGATGAGGCCCGCGATACGTTGGCGAACATTCAGTACATTTGGGCCCGTCCGGTACACTTGGAAACGGTCATCAATGACCGTCCGACTTTGTTGAGTTTTGATGGTTCCGAACACACGCAGCAAGCGATAGGAGGCTCGCATGAATCCTCCCGTTCCTCATCGGCCCGGCGCACCTGA
- a CDS encoding group I truncated hemoglobin encodes MSRLGGHSALVAGMILLLAGRYGGLAQPGPGPTAQGTGQPLERLELDRRIVTTVYETALLGTDIYNKGNHEGCYRLYQGCLLALESLLDHRPKLQQMVREKLTLASRLKPEEAAHVLREALDEIQNTIAPSPKGPDLKLPALWFRLGGEAAVKAIVDDFVDACVKDPKVNLSRGGKYKLDVPEIARQKRLMLELFSLLTGGPLEYSGKRNLKEAHAGMQITDAEFDAMAALLRQTLEKHKVDKREAEELLKLFEATRPVIVEVRRSKD; translated from the coding sequence ATGTCTCGGCTTGGCGGACACAGCGCATTGGTGGCGGGGATGATTCTGCTCCTGGCAGGACGGTATGGGGGATTAGCCCAGCCAGGGCCAGGACCAACCGCTCAGGGCACGGGGCAGCCCCTGGAACGCCTGGAGTTGGATCGCCGTATTGTCACCACCGTGTACGAAACGGCCCTGCTCGGCACTGACATTTACAACAAGGGGAACCACGAGGGGTGTTACCGGCTCTACCAGGGCTGCCTGCTGGCCTTGGAAAGCCTGCTGGATCACCGGCCCAAATTGCAGCAGATGGTGCGGGAAAAACTGACCCTGGCCAGCCGGCTCAAACCGGAAGAGGCGGCCCATGTCCTGCGCGAAGCCCTCGATGAGATCCAGAACACCATCGCCCCGTCGCCCAAGGGACCGGACCTCAAGCTGCCGGCGCTCTGGTTCCGGCTAGGGGGGGAAGCCGCCGTCAAGGCCATCGTGGATGACTTTGTGGACGCTTGTGTCAAAGACCCGAAGGTCAACCTCAGTCGCGGCGGCAAATATAAGCTCGATGTGCCGGAGATCGCCCGCCAGAAGCGCCTCATGCTGGAACTCTTCAGCCTCCTGACCGGCGGACCGCTGGAATACAGCGGCAAGCGCAACCTCAAGGAAGCCCACGCCGGGATGCAGATCACCGACGCGGAGTTCGACGCGATGGCCGCCCTGCTTCGCCAAACGCTGGAAAAACACAAGGTGGACAAACGCGAAGCCGAGGAGCTGCTCAAACTCTTCGAGGCCACCCGGCCCGTGATCGTGGAGGTCCGCCGCTCCAAGGATTGA
- a CDS encoding DUF444 family protein — translation MGQKIEQDLQRFHKIVRGKVKSNLSKYLTRGELIGKKGKDLVSIPLPQIQLPQFRYGKKNSGGVGVGPGQPGQPLTPPQGEGEAQAGEDPGAHILEVELTLEELADILGEELQLPRIQPKGERNIVSEKDKYSSIRSVGPESLRHFKRTFRRALKRQLASGTYDPANPVVIPIREDKQYRSWKEVPKPEAVACVFYMMDVSGSMTDDQKEIVRIEAFWIDTWIKRHYKGVETVYIIHDALAAEVDEHRFYHTRESGGTKISSAYELCNQIIDSRYPPSQWNLYAFHFSDGDNWGDDVPKCMEILTGQLLPKLNLFGYGQVESPYGTGEFYAHVAELAEDHENLVVSRIADREEIVRSIREFLGTGR, via the coding sequence GTGGGGCAAAAAATCGAACAGGATTTGCAACGCTTCCACAAGATCGTGCGCGGCAAGGTCAAAAGCAATCTGTCGAAATACCTCACCCGCGGGGAGCTGATCGGCAAAAAGGGGAAAGACCTCGTGTCGATTCCCCTGCCGCAGATCCAACTGCCGCAGTTCCGCTACGGGAAGAAGAACTCCGGGGGCGTGGGGGTCGGGCCGGGCCAGCCAGGCCAGCCGCTGACTCCGCCGCAAGGCGAAGGGGAAGCCCAGGCGGGCGAAGACCCCGGCGCCCACATTCTGGAAGTCGAGCTGACCCTGGAAGAGCTAGCGGACATTCTCGGCGAGGAATTGCAACTTCCCCGCATCCAGCCCAAGGGCGAACGGAACATCGTCAGCGAGAAAGATAAGTATTCCAGCATTCGCAGTGTCGGCCCTGAATCCCTGCGGCACTTCAAGCGGACCTTCCGCCGGGCGCTCAAGCGGCAATTGGCCAGCGGCACCTATGACCCGGCCAACCCCGTCGTCATCCCCATCCGGGAAGACAAGCAGTACCGCAGTTGGAAGGAGGTGCCCAAGCCGGAAGCCGTCGCTTGCGTCTTCTACATGATGGATGTCTCCGGCAGCATGACCGACGACCAGAAAGAGATCGTCCGCATCGAGGCCTTTTGGATCGACACCTGGATCAAGCGGCATTACAAAGGGGTTGAGACGGTGTACATCATCCACGATGCCCTCGCTGCTGAAGTCGATGAGCACCGCTTCTACCACACCCGCGAAAGCGGCGGGACCAAAATCTCCTCCGCCTACGAATTGTGCAATCAGATCATCGACAGCCGCTATCCTCCCAGCCAGTGGAACCTTTACGCCTTCCACTTTTCCGACGGAGACAACTGGGGGGACGACGTCCCGAAATGTATGGAGATTCTCACGGGACAGTTGCTGCCCAAGCTCAATCTCTTCGGCTACGGCCAGGTGGAATCCCCTTACGGGACCGGGGAGTTCTACGCCCATGTGGCGGAACTCGCCGAGGACCACGAGAACCTGGTCGTCAGCCGGATTGCCGACCGGGAGGAAATCGTCCGCAGTATCCGGGAGTTTCTCGGCACGGGGCGCTGA
- a CDS encoding class I SAM-dependent methyltransferase — MLLRFLTSKILCRHANKSQRKGSTQDDLTPLKHFGNENYQRINHRRLEHLASLHLPLENLRVLEVGAGIGDLTSFFLDRNCEVVISEGRQANLTYLRQRYPELPVIFLDLDNPPEDLGQHFDVVFCYGVLYHLCHPAKALAFLARHCQKMLLLETCVSYGSESQLNPCSEDAAIPTQSLSGSGCRPTRSWVYQNLAQHFEYVYIPRTQPYHREFPCDWTIPPPSPGLTRAIFIASRQPLENPILTPELLVRQVRIFAGCSSPAAPSPDTML, encoded by the coding sequence ATGCTTTTGCGTTTTCTGACATCGAAAATCCTTTGCCGCCATGCTAATAAAAGTCAAAGAAAAGGAAGTACCCAAGACGATCTGACCCCTCTCAAACACTTTGGCAACGAAAATTACCAACGGATTAATCACAGACGGTTAGAGCATCTGGCTTCCCTCCATTTACCGCTAGAGAATCTGCGGGTTCTGGAAGTTGGAGCGGGTATCGGCGACCTCACGTCATTTTTCTTGGATCGAAACTGTGAGGTGGTGATTTCAGAGGGCCGTCAGGCCAACTTGACGTATCTGCGGCAGCGCTATCCCGAACTGCCCGTGATTTTTCTCGATTTGGACAATCCCCCTGAAGATTTGGGACAGCACTTCGATGTAGTTTTTTGTTATGGGGTGTTGTATCATCTTTGCCACCCTGCAAAGGCCTTAGCTTTTTTGGCTCGGCATTGTCAAAAGATGCTATTACTTGAAACTTGTGTTTCCTACGGTTCAGAATCACAGTTAAATCCATGCTCAGAAGACGCGGCGATACCGACACAATCCTTGAGTGGTTCAGGTTGTCGTCCCACACGTTCCTGGGTCTACCAAAATCTAGCTCAACACTTTGAGTATGTTTACATTCCTCGCACTCAACCCTATCACCGGGAGTTTCCCTGTGATTGGACTATACCGCCTCCATCCCCCGGCCTGACACGGGCGATCTTTATTGCCAGCCGCCAACCGTTGGAAAATCCCATTCTGACCCCGGAGCTTTTGGTTCGTCAAGTGCGCATTTTTGCCGGTTGCTCTTCTCCTGCTGCCCCTTCCCCGGATACGATGCTATAG
- a CDS encoding PrkA family serine protein kinase: MAQANVILDKLRAQLNTSDYRKLHWEGSFADYLNIVLEHPGVTRTAYQRLYDMILHHGIEEVYENKDKIIRYKFFTEFAHKYGDAIYGLDRPLMQLVNVFKSAALGFGTERRVILLHGPVGSAKSTIARLLKRGLEEYSRTDEGQLYSFAWRNPDGSGWTKDPMHGEPLQLVPEEFRPALLAELNAKCRKPYPYEIQIKGDLCPYSRYEFRQRLQKYDGDWLKMLEHEVKIYRLVLSEKDRIGIGTFQPKDEKNQDSTELTGDINYRKIAEYGSDSDPRAFNFDGELNIANRGIVEFIEILKLDVAFLYDLLGASQEHKIKPKKFAQTDIDEVILGHTNEPEYRRLQNNEFMEALRDRTVKIDIPYVTRLSDEIKIYEKDFNPEKVKGKHIAPHTIEVAAMWAVLTRLTPPKHANLTLLQKMKLYNGKTLPGFTEDNVIELKKESPNEGMSGISPRYIQDKISNALVSHPDEDNINPFMVLNELEAGLRHHSLIKSEEQYRHYKELLAVVREEYEDILKNEVQRAIAADEEALARLCANYIDNVKAYTLREKVRNKYTGALEEPDERLMRSIEEKIDIPEGRKDDFRREIMNYIGALAIDGKKFDYRTNERLQKALELKLFEDQKDTIKLSTLVSSVVDKATQEKIDVVKSRLIRNYGYNESSATDVLNYVASIFARGQSKK; encoded by the coding sequence ATGGCACAGGCAAACGTCATCCTCGACAAGCTCCGCGCGCAACTCAACACCAGTGACTACCGCAAACTCCACTGGGAGGGGTCGTTCGCGGATTATCTCAATATCGTGCTGGAGCATCCTGGCGTCACCCGCACGGCCTACCAGCGCCTCTACGACATGATCCTCCACCACGGCATCGAGGAGGTGTACGAAAACAAGGACAAAATCATTCGTTACAAGTTCTTCACGGAGTTTGCGCACAAATACGGCGACGCCATCTATGGCCTGGATCGCCCCCTCATGCAATTGGTCAACGTCTTCAAAAGCGCCGCGTTAGGCTTTGGCACCGAACGCCGTGTCATCCTCCTGCATGGGCCGGTCGGCAGCGCCAAGTCCACCATTGCCCGCCTCCTCAAGCGCGGCCTGGAGGAATACAGCCGCACTGACGAAGGCCAGCTCTACAGCTTCGCCTGGCGCAACCCCGACGGCTCCGGCTGGACCAAAGACCCCATGCACGGCGAACCCCTCCAGCTCGTCCCCGAAGAGTTCCGCCCCGCCCTCCTCGCCGAACTCAACGCCAAGTGCCGTAAACCCTACCCCTACGAAATCCAGATCAAAGGCGACCTCTGCCCCTACAGCCGTTACGAGTTCCGCCAGCGCTTGCAAAAATACGACGGCGACTGGCTCAAAATGCTCGAACATGAAGTCAAAATCTACCGCCTCGTCCTTTCGGAAAAGGACCGCATCGGCATCGGCACCTTCCAGCCCAAGGATGAAAAAAACCAGGACTCGACGGAATTGACCGGCGACATCAACTACCGCAAGATCGCCGAGTACGGCTCGGATTCCGACCCCCGCGCCTTCAACTTCGACGGCGAGCTGAACATCGCCAATCGCGGCATCGTCGAATTCATCGAAATCCTCAAGCTCGACGTCGCCTTCCTCTACGATCTGCTCGGCGCCAGCCAGGAACACAAAATCAAACCCAAAAAGTTCGCCCAGACCGACATCGACGAAGTCATCCTCGGCCACACCAACGAGCCGGAATACCGCCGCCTCCAAAACAACGAGTTCATGGAAGCCCTGCGCGACCGCACCGTCAAAATCGACATCCCCTACGTCACCCGCCTCAGTGACGAAATCAAAATCTACGAAAAGGACTTCAACCCGGAGAAAGTCAAGGGCAAGCACATCGCCCCGCACACCATCGAAGTCGCCGCCATGTGGGCCGTCCTTACCCGCTTGACGCCCCCCAAGCATGCCAACCTCACCCTCCTCCAGAAAATGAAACTCTACAACGGTAAAACCCTCCCCGGCTTCACCGAAGACAACGTCATCGAGCTGAAGAAGGAATCCCCCAACGAGGGAATGTCCGGCATCAGCCCGCGCTACATCCAGGACAAAATCAGCAACGCCCTCGTCTCCCACCCGGATGAGGACAACATCAATCCCTTCATGGTGCTCAACGAACTGGAGGCCGGTCTGCGCCACCACTCGCTGATCAAAAGCGAAGAGCAATACCGCCATTACAAGGAGCTGTTGGCCGTCGTGCGGGAAGAATACGAAGACATCCTCAAAAACGAGGTCCAACGGGCCATCGCCGCCGACGAGGAAGCCCTGGCTCGCCTCTGCGCCAACTACATCGACAACGTCAAGGCTTACACCCTCCGCGAAAAGGTCCGCAACAAATACACCGGCGCCCTGGAAGAACCCGATGAACGCCTCATGCGCTCCATCGAGGAAAAAATCGACATCCCCGAAGGCCGCAAGGACGACTTCCGCCGCGAAATCATGAACTACATCGGCGCCTTGGCCATCGACGGCAAAAAGTTCGACTACCGCACCAACGAACGCCTGCAAAAGGCCCTGGAACTCAAACTCTTCGAGGACCAAAAGGACACGATCAAGCTCAGCACGCTCGTCTCCAGCGTGGTGGACAAGGCGACCCAGGAGAAGATCGACGTGGTCAAGAGTCGCCTCATCCGCAATTACGGCTATAATGAGTCGAGTGCTACGGATGTGCTCAACTACGTGGCTTCGATCTTCGCCCGCGGCCAGTCGAAGAAGTAA